From Malaya genurostris strain Urasoe2022 chromosome 2, Malgen_1.1, whole genome shotgun sequence:
CATTAATGATTTCAAATAAGAATGAGCATGCCAGTAAATTAGTGATGGCTGTCAAATGATGACTTTCCAACTCATTTTATGAGATTATTTCAAGCTGatatgaaataaaattaaatatattgGTACTTCCCCATTTATGGTATACATAGcttaaaataacttgtttcatAGCTagaatgaaaaattgaaaaatttgcagAAGCATTTTTTCCAAACTCATCTTTTTCCAAAACTTTTTCCAGCGTTTAATTATAAACTATATTCCAAAGTCAATTCatgatttccatttttttttattaccatGACTGGCAACCCTTACTGTATGGgtatacactgagctaaattctcattttcacattatattatattctaatgattttttactattagcatttcaattgatagctacaaagtgtattcaacatcatgtcaaatatacaagataatcttatgaaacatgaaactcttcttaacgttatttttacaagattttcatataacgaatgaagtttccagtctgagtcaaatttattggcgcgccctttaaccattactagatatccacacaacatcaattgaaacaattgatgaagcgcatattatattcacttcgaattaatatagacaggtatctataccatatgactagtttcataacatttatatataacttttggtggaggtcatcccagttctatataTCAGTTAAATAGATCAAATGCTTGCTATTTTATTGAATAAGTTATACATATaatattcaaattaataaaaatgctGGGATAATGGTGCTTaagggaatcaaaaacaataaaaataattgtcttatcaaacacttgttatatttttcgcatgtaaagagtttcataatgaaaatttattgttatatttcaactacacttacttctttgtaactggctgatttcatcggatatttactgttaccagacgaatcagatgcacAACGAATCGGAAACTAATACTTTTATCGAGGATTTGAGCCATACTAGTCGTTAGTTTTGTAAGGGAACACCTCTTGATATTTGCGAAGGAGAAGTAGGATCCCGAAACTAtaattaaataatttaaatcctCTTACTGGACAGACAGAGTGATGAGACGTACCGGGTATTTATTTCATAATCCGTtagggcatatccttgaacgaaattgaatgaaatattaaattatattggcttaagTTTCATTGACTTttcgcataacttgtatatggtatttttatcaatatcataaagattgtgaagatacaaaatttattgaacatcatttagattcataagtcataagttgtcataaaatgtcttttgtgaaataccatctgcgtacgattcataagacatatccaatgaatataaattatgtaacgagttaagtttcatcggatttttatatacattatatgagatattcttataactttcattatggtaacgtctatttaggtttaacgtacactttaaataaagattataagtttgcatataacttctataaattatattctgcatatgattcatatgacaaatctaatgattataaataagattttcatttcagtgtaggttTTGGATGCAGGTTAAATACACGGTGTAGAATGAACTGGTGATAACATTTTTGTGTTAGTGCGTAAACATCTGCCGTTGCAGGCTCATCGTCTAGATACAATAacagtttttatttcatttctatCATGTTGGAAATATTTGAACACATAAATGAAAACTTCATACCAGAAAACACCACTTTGAAATTCAGCAATAAAGCTCTGAGCCACATTTTATTCCGAGGCAAGCCCGGAAGCCAtatttaatttcgtgagaaaattaatgGAATACAACACAATGGAATACAACACAATGGCGAAAATATCGATGAATCAGGCAACATTAACGATTggaatgattttttaaatgtttgtcaATATGGTATGCTCAAAGTACTTTCggtaatttgattatttttttaggTGTTTTCGAAGAAGAATCATTCACAATTTCGAGTAAATCCGGATATAATTATAGCCgaaattttgttcttggttgtgAACTACTACGTTCGTCATAACTTGTCACAAGATGCACTAGAAGATTTATTGAAAATGCTAAATGTTATTAGTGGAACAAAATGCTTccctgaaaattttgaaacattcgcGTCTCAGTTACGTAATAACCCATATGATGCcaaacgtgtttttttttgtacattctgtcaaaaacaaaaaaaaacactttatcCGGTTTTCGTTACACTTAACAATCTCCCGCCAGTACTTAGATTCAACAAACACAACCTTTTAATTGCTGCACTTTGGTTATCAAAGGAAGAACCCAACCTTAATTTACTCTACAAATATTTTTGCATAGAATTAAGAATACTCAAGAAAGGTATCTCGATCGGTAATCAAAACTATACAGTTAGTCTTCTACAAAATTGCGTGGATTCTGTGGCAAGATGTAAAGTTTTGTGTATGAAGCAATATAATGGAGACTACGGATGTACAATGTGTCTGCATCCCGGAAAAGCTACTGATGCAAGCCCAATAAGATATTATCCAAGTCAACGGTATCCCAAACGTGACGATGCGACCACTAGAAAAATGATGGATGAAGTTCAATTTACAGGTCAAGAAGTGCATGGAATATTAGATAAATCAGTTTTCGTGGCTCTGCCTGAATTCGATATCATTATAAGTCACCCTCCAGATTATATGCACGCAGTTCTTCTGGGGGTTATGAAACAGTTATGGGCAAGTCTAACTGAAAGTGAAAATCATAAAGCTCCATTTTACGTAGGACTTCGTATGAAAGATATTGAGAAACGTTTTCTCTCCTTCCGACCTCCAAGCTCATTCCCGAGGTATCCACGTTCATTGAAtcaagtaaaaaaattcaaagcaaACGAATGGGAAGCCATGTTATTACATTATATATATCCTAGTTTATATAAAATTCTTCCTGACCATTTATTGAACCATATTATGCTTTTATCatctacaatatttttattattggatCCAAATTTGTCTGAGGAAATGATTAATTGGTGCGATAAAAAGCTTAAACTTTTTGGTTGCCAATTTGAGGCTATTTATGGAATAGGACGAATGACTTACAACGTTCATTTGATGTCTCATTTAGCTGAAACTGCATTGTATAACTCATCATTGTTTCCTTATGAATCATGTAACACAGACATGTAACATCAGTAACTAAATATTAACCATCTTTGTTTAACATTTTCAGGAAACGGAATGCTATTAAAATTTTGCAGTGGCAACAACAAACCTGTTCTtcaaatcgataaaaaaaatattacttgaATAAACTTTGTCAAAACAGCAGGGTGCCTCAAGATTCGGTCATTAAGCAGTGGGTTCAGTCTATATGGTTCAAGAAACATTCTATAGTTCAGTATAATCCTCAAAAAATATATACTGTGAATAATTCTACCTTCTTCGATAATGATGTAACACAACGTCATTTCAGCTATCATTCTAGACTGTACTACAATCGCTTAAATTTGTGCACAGAAGCTGCTTGCTCAGATCTCAAATATGATGATTCATGGATTTGGATCAACagtattttttttcgtattcatgcTATTCTATGCGATCAAGCAAATATAATTTATATACTTGGCCCAAATTTGGATACTATTAGTTTGTTTCCTAATATGTATTCCTATACTTTCACGGATGAAGTTAGAATTATGAAAGTTACGGATTCTTTAAAGCAATGTATTAGTATGAAAGTTGAAATTAACGGTGAATACATGAGATTCATTTCGATATGCAAAAAGCAAACACAAGTTGATTAAAaagaatttttaataaataatgtaTCATTCTTCAAATGCTATTCTTGTTAAAaagttagattgaaatgaaatgccTTGTGTTCCTGCAGGTTACatcaaatgaaaataacaatacaaAATAATTCGAAACCCAAATATGTTTACATGTATTACTAGCCAATTAAAGGCCGTTATTATATGCCCCAAACCGAATCCTATGCTGTGAAGCTTTTATTTCATCTAATCTTTATCCGTTTAATAATCCCGCGTAAAAACGCATTAAATCGAATGGAATCTTTTGAATTGATCGTACTCATACTTTTTGATTAGATAATAACAAAAGAAGAACTAAACGAGCTCTTATACCAGATCGAGCAATTGGTTTACTATTAATAGCAATTCaatcaaaatatatgaataCCAATTCATTATGCTATGATAACAAATTGTGCTGTTCTTATGATACTGGGTTGCTATTCCCTTCTGATCGGGCTGCACTGGGTCGtcaccaagatctgggaggacgagaatttaccggaggaatggatggaaggaatcgtgtgtcccatctacaaaaagggcgatagctggattgctgcaattaccgcgccaTGTTCAGCCCTCCGCGATGTTTAGGTAGTATTAGGGTTTCAAACGCGATCCTGGTCCATGTTTGTCCATGCCATAAAAAGGAACCAATTCGCGAGATAATTTTTCCGCTATATTTGTTCGAGAGAGGAATCACTGATGCTGTGTACCACATTTTGGAAGTAATGAAGGTGTTgaccaaaatgattttttgtattAAGTTCAATCTTCTCGAGTTGTTAATCCACATGTATTTTTGAATGCCTTGTAGGACGGTGTGCCAGTTTTTGCTCTACGATATTATGAAAATCTGCAGCGAAGTAGATTCCTAGGATCTTCACGGTGTCTTGCAGCTGTAGCCAGCTACTGCGTGGTGTGGGATTAATGTCTCCAATCTTGAGGGCAGCAGTTTTTCGCATGTTTAATTTTGCTCCAGAAATAGCAGCAAAATCGGTAAAAACTTGTATTACTGCATTCAACTCATTTTCATTGTTGACGAACATCGAGATGTCGTCAGCGTAAGCATTTAATATTGCTTgtataagaagagcgaggatagacacgagtggcacgattttcagaaagtccgtccagctacttggtttcgctgatgatattgatattatagcacgcaactttgtgaagatggaagatacgtacatcggactaaaagctgaggccaagcggatcggactagacatcaatgtgccaaagacaaagtacatgaaaggcaggggctcgagagaagataatgtcAGCCACCCATCACGAGTTCGAGTACGAGTTGGTTGTGATCTTACCAAGGAAGCAGTAGCGTTTACTTTTAATTGTGAACCAAAAAACACTCGAAATATATCAGCTTCGGGAAACAAATTTGAATAATATCAATTAACTTAGCCATAAATTTGGATTCTACAGTGACTTTGAGGTTGTTTGGGTTAAATGTCGAACTAACTTCGACGAAGGAAGTTGGTCTTACTGTAGCAATGTCCAAGTTTaaactccaaaaaaaaaatcaattttacaggtgacttaatacaTCATTCGATGTAATTcaaaaagacctaatttgtcaactgacggaagattttatttgtaatgacttaatgttagatgagcttgaattttactggtttcgactgtaacttgcattctgctagcaggtgtgactgtatgaatttaaatgcaccttttacaagccaagcagatgtgtgttcCTGTGGCTCAGCTGGATAACGAACGTACTTTGTGATTCAATGATTCtcagttcaagtcgcggcggttgcaattagtattctttttttatttcaatgaatttcatgtcatggagtcttggacacaatattaactgttcttcgacgtaaatttgcgtgaacttcgacgctccatttatgtgcatctaataagatgtaaaattacaggtttttttaagtgtgtagaatcATCCCGATtatgtatttcgttcgaatatgaaattttgcattctatGATTCGATCGTGAGATTCTCGAACTCGATTgagatacagaatgcaaaaaTTCGTGTTTGTTCGAAGAAGGGTGAAGAGTTTTGTACTAGATTTTAACTCGCAGTGAATTTGACAGTTCATCAGAACTCTCTCACGATGTTTTGCTTTTCTGCAAAATTTTCTGAATGATGCCTAGATACCTTAATATCATAAGTGATTAAAATTCCTAACGTTAACAAATTGCCACATTTTACTCTAAAGTCAGAATCGATAGGGTTATTCTGTTCGGAATGAATGAAACACtgaaaaactacaaaaaaatcaaatacattTTCTAATGATCAGTTCAATTAGTTAAACAAAACTAAAGACACCTTTCCCAGCATAAACATGATATCAACTCTCTAGCACCACCTTCTCGGGAGCTTGCTGTTGATAATCCCCATTGTTTCTTTCTTGCTCTTTCTCTAAAGCAGTAAGCGTAATTGCCTTGTTCCGGCGTGATTTGATAAATAGTTTGTGTCCAATGCAATCCAGATTCTCGTGAAAACATCTGTGCTTGCAACATATACGACACAGAttctgatcacatttcaaaccctGAAAAAATGGCACAGTTTTAATAAATCAAACGATTCGATggcacacagcaaaaaaaaaaaataaaaccatttaCCATTGGGTTAGTGCATTCGATTTTGCTGTTTTTGCAAAGCTCGTCAAATCTTCGTCCGGGGTCTCTATCTGGATCTCCCGGTAGCAAGCCGGCTCGGTTGGGTCTTCGTTGCACTCGTCgcattttcttcatttttttgcgcGAAATTTCATTACCTTCCTGATCGTAGAATGCTCTTTTTTCACGGTTTGGATCAGCCGCCATCCGGGAGGCTTCCTCCAGTTTCTGTCGGTGCACCTCCGGAGGAGCCCGAATGTACGGTTGACACAACCAGGGAGGTAACGAGAGGTTGTAGTCCAATTTCAACGGAGTTCCTAACGGCGACAGCGTCAAAGCTTCACCAGTCCATCGTTGACGGCCCTCGTGGAAAGGAAGATACTTTTCCTCCAGGAGCTTGACAATGGACCGGAATTCTGTCACATTGTGACAAACGGCCATTTCTTCCCTCAGAGTCGCATTGGATGCTAGATTCATGCTGAAATAGAACGAATGACGTTAGATGAAatggaaaatcgaaaaatttgagttcttACAGGTGATGAAACACTTTGAAAAGATGTCCTCGGATATAGGAGACGGGAGCCGGGTACTTTTCAACGATATCCAGATACTCATAGGCTACCGTCCAAGCAGGTGGATGAATTCCTTCGAACAAAAATGGATTGAACAGGTTACCTTCGGCGGTCATAACTCCGTTGACGTTCGTTTCCTCCAAACAACGATGAATGTCCTCCACTGACATGATGTTTCCGTTGGATAGGACCGGTATTTTCAGAATTTCCCTGATCAAAGAAATGACATTCAGAACATGTTCACGTTTCGGTGGTGGAAACTAAACCTACCTCAATTTTTTCACATACTTCCAATCGGCAACTCCGGTTAGTGGTCCCTTCTGTTCTCGGGTTCTCCCGTGGACTGTCAACATCTGACAACCGGCCTCTTCCAGCATTTTTGCGTAACGGATGGTTTTGTTGATGTCTTCGAAAATTCGAATCTTACACGTAACCGGAACTTCAAGATGCTTATGGAGAGTGTTCACTGaacaataagaaataagaataatttatttaggagTAGAGTTTTGATCAGCTATTACAGAGAACATGacaaattcagttttcgattagcCCCTATTTGAACTGAGTGGAAGAAAATGTTTGTGACAGAGAactacgtctttgttttctatgtaGAAGAgtgaattcaaaatacagaaaataaaaccgtacaaacagtggtcagattttaaacgtcttcagttcGACCAACTTTCAACCGAATTTCGATATCCTCACATCTTCTGCTtgtaaatatttctacgcatcaaTTCGAGTATATTTAAGATAATTTGTGGTCGGAATTTAAATGAGCAATGTCCAATTTACGTTGCTGTTTTTTCTAGCAGAGACGACATTTTACGGTTTTCAAAGGAATTCCGTTCTTCAATGTGCGTGTTCGCATTTAAACGGAGCCCCCTCACAAAACAGGAATCAGTACCGATCCGATTTGCCCTCCGTGTGGCTCGTtaatgccgtagagaaggttacTGGGCTCATTAGTAAGTAGACCATATGTGAAtttgttttgtgcaccgttTTCACAAGGCTTTTTAATCGAAACTCTCTTGTTTCTTCTCATTCGTGAAAAACTCAGGATGATCTCGATCAAGAAGTGCTGGTCGATCGTCAATCAGTATTTTTCACTGAACGATCCTTTACATGGTATTCAAAATACTGAAAGAATTATTTTGGAAAAATAGTGTGCTCAGATACAAATGTGGTTATATGGAAAACAAATGAAATGCTGCTTAAGGATCGCAGTAGGCGTGCACGTCGGGAGTGAAAAATTTTCGCTCCTGTCAATTTTTTTCGTGAGAAATAATTCCCGTCAGTTATTGATAtctttaataataaaaaatgaatttcTTCCACGTTCTTCGGTTTTCGTAGTGTTACAAGTAAGTCCGGACTGCTGACGGGAAGCCAATTTGCGTGTTTACACCGGTTACACAGGCCGAAAACCGaacagagcaattccaggaatgagtagacgaaaaagtgacaaaatcagaatcgaccttctccgatttagaagaaactttacacatggcttcagtatagcaaaccataagttttgaaccgatggagatgtcaatccgactcacgactgatttttaaaaagggcgtatgtatttttgcatttcacaaaaatggcctttttcaaatcgttgtaaccgtTAATCGATTgttcactctaaaaaaatatacattgaaaaatttttttgatttttttcttaataattacaaaataatccgaaaaagttgaataaaaaaaaatcaggatttcgatttttttggaaatttttattttaaagcttttattaaaacctacagattcccatccgtgccttttgaacaatgaagaagttacagctaaaacaatttacagatatattcgaaatttcaagttctcgttgaaaaataatcatttaaatagtagaatattattctacaggataaaggcaataaatttgttcatgatatcctttcttctaaaagtagctgtgcttgagatacttggatatttgattataacaccattttttatatttccatcaattgtttatttgcttgctatatctacaattattacatgtacatgaataattcttaattatatttaaggttttatgtttttgaaaattgtggtttctgaaatcagAACGAAAGAATGGCATTTCTGTGTgtctggaatcattttggtatccttataaacactactccactcggtcacaccccgttcatctttttcttgtgacacgtaacaaaaagacatggtcgtgaatgcatctcgacgtctctgctctacccattcatataattattttgcagttgtgattgggtgttcatgtagtttagccaagctttcacgtcgtgccattcgctttaaattactcccgagtgcatcacattgTCCTTTACCATGACaagttgcaaaaaaatgccactcagcatcaatgcTATACATaaacttttgcattcacggaggtagcaggatttttttgatgagtcacataatagctttttaaacaataattcttatcatcatacttgaaacatttttcaacagcatgaatcattaatgaaacattctcatggattgtgcaaacacatatgttatgtgaaccagaacttccaagcaacttgcagtgttttggtcttaatgctgcaaatgtactaaatccaatatttcgatctggaaaTTCTTCCTTATAACCCAAACAAATTTCTTTTAATGATGAATAAggcaatcgtttttgtttgcgttcacacttaccattcattttgactgaGACGCAATCTTTTGACCCCGGCATTACTctgctgacgtcatcgctgatgaaatattgaagcacctcgttttctatcgtttcgttcctgctgcgtttcctgtttcttggctttttttTATCGTCCGTTAATTCTCTTGCCtccgacacaatgtatttgttcgccttgaattgggtggctattttctcctttgaccTCGAGTTTGGGGagactgacaacaaacgcactttttcattcctagtgcaatcaggcttagcaaactgctctatcattttagtaatcacttcatccaactctgcagctttcgttttgagtaattctgAATCGTCTTCATCCGCCGGGAACCCGAATAATTGCTTTTTATAGctcttgaaatatccaaatattttccTCGAGGATAACTAACATTccgggttttcttcgttgatTTCGGAGACACTTTGATTCCTGCGATGCCCTTTTTGGagagttcaatgttgtgtgctcttgaatactcTGCCACGACTGATGCTTCAGGagatgctgagttgattgaagctgttgaaggtacttcctctaaatcgtattgcgatgtggatggttgtggttccgttgttgactgcccttctgtttctgacgtatgactttccttataagcccgcctacgacagtgatcacaaatgattgacgtggtattcaattcaaccttgcacttttgagcttctaattttccagTTACGGTTTCTGTTAATCGGAAAAATTTTTCGGAGcacacaaaaccaggaaaaggtttacaacactttgAGAAAACCATAttgcatacttcgagccaagaaatgtagctattggagacattttgtcgaaggtttgtcaagagaaacctcaatgagcactctttggaatacggccagacgaatgaggaatcctaacgtaggaaatgagagtgaggaatactcgaaccgatggatatttgattttgcgagaaaagtttgtccagattctgttcctacgcatagcattattaggaagTCTActccaaatgatgattccattgatatcaccttttcaattatggaattttccatagcactaatgtcttgtaacaataaagctcctgggttggacagaattaaattcaacttggtgaagaatctgcccgacctcgcaaaaagacttttgttggaattgttcaacaagtttcttgagcaaaatattgtcccacctgactggaggccaGTGAAAGTTAtccccattcaaaagccgggcaACCCAGCttacaatcacaactcatatagatccattgcaatgttgtcctgcatcagaatatTGCCTGAaaaaattggcagatgatggcgtggtttcagttactggatccaaagctattgatctgcaaaaaccattgcaagataccttagataacttgtccgtttgggctgttcatctgggtatcgaattctctgcggagaaaacagagctggtcgtcttttcaagaaagcatgatcccgcgcagcttcagcttcatatggtgaaaagaatgatccaacaggttttgactttcaaataccttggagtgtggtttgattccaaatgcacgtggggaggacacattaggtatctgataacataataccaacaaagagtaaattttcttcgaacaataacaggatcttggtggggtgctcatccggaagatctaataaaattgtatcagacaacgatactttcagtgatggaatatggatgcgtttgctttcgttccgctgcaaattctcatattatcaaactggagcgaattcagtatcgttgtttgtgaattgctttaggctgcatgcattcgacacatacaatgagtcttgaagttctggcgggagttcttccattgaaggatcgtttttgggagcttttgtcgcgactgctaataagatgcgaggtactgaatccccttgttattaataacttcgaaaggctagttgagcttcaatctcaaacaagattcatgactgtatattttaaccatatgtcacaggaaatcaacccttcaagatatattcctatccgtgtcagcctcctaaatgtccctgactcaactttatttttcgacacttccatgcagcgcgaagtgcgtggaatcccggaacacctacgctcgatggaaatcccaaaaatatttacaagtaagttcaggcatattgactctgagaaaatgtttttcacggacggatcacgaattgaagaggctactgggtttggtatattcaacaataatgtttcggtctcatttaggcttcaagaaccagcatctgtttatatagcagagttagcagcagttcattacagtttgagtgcaatcgtcacattatctccaagtcattattttctcttcacagatagtctgagtgcaattgaagccattcgctcaaacgctgctggcacaaaagaaaccttttttcttgggcaaaataaacataaattcaaaaatcCAGAGTTTTAACGAACGGAaaataatcaaacaaaaattaccaAACAATCCGTTAGACCCAGTGAGTTTACagattacggtagttgtttggcagttcagcaattaccgaacgatcggtaatcaaatcAATCACCGAACTCGTTATCGaaagttcagctgttgaaaattcggtaaaaaatcacCGAAAATGCGAAATTGCACATGTGCACGGTTATAGTAAACCGTAACCAAATAACGTAGGTTCgaagtatcaggaatcagaacaaattggctcaaatggcacgttccccttgatatttggagatttggttCGAAGTAGCGCTGAGGTACAAATCTACCCCACGAGAGTGCTCTAGGGTTCAGATTtattatcgaataaaattcaacaggtttttttcagtgcatatctTCTCCATATACACACCAAATTTATCTTTTGGTGATCGGTAATATTTTTTGCGGTAACggtctgtaaaatattatttttattgaaagatacgtaaaatttacCCAACTTACGGCCATC
This genomic window contains:
- the LOC131431934 gene encoding uncharacterized protein LOC131431934, which encodes MLNVISGTKCFPENFETFASQLRNNPYDAKRVFFCTFCQKQKKTLYPVFVTLNNLPPVLRFNKHNLLIAALWLSKEEPNLNLLYKYFCIELRILKKGISIGNQNYTVSLLQNCVDSVARCKVLCMKQYNGDYGCTMCLHPGKATDASPIRYYPSQRYPKRDDATTRKMMDEVQFTGQEVHGILDKSVFVALPEFDIIISHPPDYMHAVLLGVMKQLWASLTESENHKAPFYVGLRMKDIEKRFLSFRPPSSFPRYPRSLNQVKKFKANEWEAMLLHYIYPSLYKILPDHLLNHIMLLSSTIFLLLDPNLSEEMINWCDKKLKLFGCQFEAIYGIGRMTYNVHLMSHLAETALYNSSLFPYESCNTDM
- the LOC131431933 gene encoding tRNA-dihydrouridine(16/17) synthase [NAD(P)(+)]-like isoform X2 — translated: MIEQFAKPDCTRNEKVRLLSVSPNSRSKEKIATQFKANKYIVSEARELTDDKKKPRNRKRSRNETIENEVLQYFISDDVSRVMPGSKDCVSVKMNVNTLHKHLEVPVTCKIRIFEDINKTIRYAKMLEEAGCQMLTVHGRTREQKGPLTGVADWKYVKKLREILKIPVLSNGNIMSVEDIHRCLEETNVNGVMTAEGNLFNPFLFEGIHPPAWTVAYEYLDIVEKYPAPVSYIRGHLFKVFHHLMNLASNATLREEMAVCHNVTEFRSIVKLLEEKYLPFHEGRQRWTGEALTLSPLGTPLKLDYNLSLPPWLCQPYIRAPPEVHRQKLEEASRMAADPNREKRAFYDQEGNEISRKKMKKMRRVQRRPNRAGLLPGDPDRDPGRRFDELCKNSKIECTNPMGLKCDQNLCRICCKHRCFHENLDCIGHKLFIKSRRNKAITLTALEKEQERNNGDYQQQAPEKVVLES
- the LOC131431933 gene encoding tRNA-dihydrouridine(16/17) synthase [NAD(P)(+)]-like isoform X1 — encoded protein: MSASEGTVPASDSDKASGGRPKLAGFEFYEKVLGSPKYVVAPMVDASELAWRLLSRRHGAQLCYSPMFHSSCFTKDHKYRKDSLQTCPEDRPLIIQFCGNDPKVLLEAALLAQDHCDAVDINLGCPQAIAKRGHYGAFLQDEWDLLKEIVNTLHKHLEVPVTCKIRIFEDINKTIRYAKMLEEAGCQMLTVHGRTREQKGPLTGVADWKYVKKLREILKIPVLSNGNIMSVEDIHRCLEETNVNGVMTAEGNLFNPFLFEGIHPPAWTVAYEYLDIVEKYPAPVSYIRGHLFKVFHHLMNLASNATLREEMAVCHNVTEFRSIVKLLEEKYLPFHEGRQRWTGEALTLSPLGTPLKLDYNLSLPPWLCQPYIRAPPEVHRQKLEEASRMAADPNREKRAFYDQEGNEISRKKMKKMRRVQRRPNRAGLLPGDPDRDPGRRFDELCKNSKIECTNPMGLKCDQNLCRICCKHRCFHENLDCIGHKLFIKSRRNKAITLTALEKEQERNNGDYQQQAPEKVVLES